One window of the Osmerus mordax isolate fOsmMor3 chromosome 2, fOsmMor3.pri, whole genome shotgun sequence genome contains the following:
- the lrrfip1a gene encoding leucine-rich repeat flightless-interacting protein 1 isoform X1: MGTQGTGRKRNPNKERSTAEDDALNLIAREAEARLAAKRAARAEAREIRMKELERQQKEISDDDERMSVGSRSSVRSEDRDYLEKGSRAASVLSAATLASLGGTSSRRGSGEISIAADTEVSIREIKEIHELKDQIQDVESKYMQNLKEVKDALVEVEEKYRKAMVSNAQLDNEKNNLMYQVDTLKDSLMELEELLAESRREYEEKVKEHEREKHAHAVLQFQFNELKETLKQSEEMLTEIRQLRMKQDGLNREISDLQETVEWKDKKIGALERQKEYSDAIRNERDELRDEVVQLKDILKKHGIVLGPDLTTNGESVEAASEGSQGVDPASRLAQDPHTPSEGNSVLGKNREMQLAGRGDKEVDPPGSRQREEKQEEGEEEVLTAPDPRGLGAYPRTETAVEKQQGFLSRDCEAADDLNKDGRNDFAVADVKRSGSTEEQVILTDPEHSVEVEETENRLAGVERGDAGEIKGSDGEDDPKKVKVHHLESQPVRQSVNGSTETSSEKPPAVEDKTNIKASNNPGNDLDGSGQRQVQSDAGSPEEVEKAEVEVPEEPDVTSSQPQPQGGNASGRKKKKKKKNKKKRGESQNDEKPGGDAKTGGKNTKENEDSGSREKPSEMVEPQQASTVIPNESQIDQENGQKTVLEATQNPTLDPEKPDAGTKASFSESNCSISTMSCVAECTPNTDPKVEPELTTNKEEIIIQTALPATTDILIEQSEPTSQVMNEANESKHPDSISALGDKCENKEVEFESPIETDIHTEKPEHTSNHDEVVNDPETSTDSRCQSDFQPSANAVSAGVKEDDVSRVSDADPTEMMFQTFEEESGTDFQTSPKLRPELDQITLEAPSDEDGLVSPDHFSAKAALDVERLPQEEPDGSDRDSENAPERDNTVQAEAEKGHSSDNNTSLDGSCLNETVSESEVSGVVLDPQLLKEMCVAAGEHATTESSSGGLEGSATPSTNDEKDETRLGLSSSEDQEDSRKDVREDDKLIGPPTLESEEEEEENMKGQSFDFDDLDMEISADDKSETHQTNVHTEKVLTPEEVDGCNMEQSQSKAVSEESDTMPQLLTQEDPDSCLRHNKGEPEDQSTGQRDTVVEEQEASGPDEHPSPKQEAHSPEVEIQEQLAAFPKEVREVNEQGSIPEERAGLIIGQQDGAQSGGVQNDEHAVLVEEGVEAIDDGLQAERLGSQNIAEPVVQNYVPSRKGSKSSSSKKGKGKGKEDCKMS, translated from the exons AGCGAGGATCGAGATTACCTGGAAAAG GGTTCTCGAGCAGCTTCCGTCCTATCGGCAGCGACCCTCGCCTCGCTCGGCGGGACTTCCTCCCGGAGAGGAAGTGGTGAAATATCCATTGCTGCTGACACCGAGGTCTCCATAAGAGAGATCAAG GAGATTCATGAGCTGAAGGATCAGATACAGGATGTGGAATCCAAGTACATGCAGAACCTCAAAGAAGTCAAG gacgccctggtggaggtggaggagaagtacCGTAAAGCCATGGTGTCCAACGCCCAGCTGGACAATGAGAAGAACAACCTGATGTACCAGGTGGACACGCTGAAGGACTCGCtcatggagctggaggagctgctggcTGAGTCACGCCGGGAGTACGAGGAGAAGGTCAAG gagcACGAGAGGGAGAAGCATGCTCACGCCGTGCTGCAGTTCCAGTTCAACGAGCTGAAGGAGACGCTGAAACAAAGCGAGGAAATGCTGACT GAGATCCGTCAGCTGCGAATGAAGCAGGATGGTTTAAACagagagatctctgacctccagGAGACAGTGGAGTGGAAGGATAAAAAGATCGGG GCCCTAGAGCGGCAGAAGGAATATTCAGACGCGATCCGAAACGAGCGAGATGAGCTCAGGGATGAGGTGGTCCAGCTGAAGGACATTCTAAAG aAACATGGGATTGTGCTGGGACCCGACCTGACCACCaatggagagagtgtggaggcagCGAGCGAGGGCTCGCAGGGTGTGGACCCAGCCTCTCGCCTGGCCCaggacccccacaccccctcggAGGGGAACAGCGTGCTGG GGAAAAATCGGGAGATGCAGTTGGCAGGTAGAGGAGATAAGGAGGTGGATCCACCAGGGTCCAGGCAGCGAGAAGAgaagcaggaagagggggaagaggaggttcTGACCGCCCCTGACCCCAGGGGCCTGGGAGCTTATCCCAGGACTGAAACAGCCGTAGAGAAACAGCAGGGTTTCCTCTCACGAGATTGTGAAGCTGCAGATGACCTCAACAAAGACGGTCGTAATGATTTTGCAGTTGCAGATGTGAAAAGGTCCGGCTCCACTGAGGAACAGGTGATTCTGACAGATCCTGAGCACAGTGTAGaagtagaggaaacagaaaacagacTCGCAGGCGTAGAGAGGGGTGACGCAGGGGAGATTAAGGGGAGTGATGGGGAAGATGACCCTAAGAAGGTCAAAGTGCATCATTTAGAgagtcagccagtcagacaaAGTGTTAACGGTTCAACAGAAACCTCCTCAGAGAAGCCCCCTGCAGTTGAGgacaaaacaaatataaaagcaTCAAACAATCCAGGAAATGACCTCGATGGATCGGGTCAGAGGCAGGTCCAATCAGACGCTGGGTctccagaggaggtggagaaagcaGAGGTGGAGGTCCCGGAGGAACCAGACGTGACCTCCAGtcagcctcaaccccagggCGGGAACGCCTCaggcaggaagaagaagaaaaagaagaagaacaagaagaaaAGGGGAGAGTCTCAGAACGATGAAAAGCCGGGGGGCGACGCGAAGACCGGCGGAAAGAACACGAAAGAGAACGAAGACTCGGGTAGCAGAGAGAAGCCGTCTGAAATGGTTGAACCCCAACAGGCTTCCACTGTAATTCCAAATGAATCTCAGATTGACCAAGAAAACGGTCAGAAAACTGTTTTAGAAGCCACGCAAAATCCCACACTGGACCCAGAGAAGCCGGATGCAGGAACAAAGGCATCATTCTCGGAGTCAAACTGCAGTATTTCTACTATGAGTTGTGTTGCCGAGTGTACACCAAACACTGATCCTAAAGTGGAACCAGAACTCACAACCAACAAGGAAGAGATTATAATCCAGACAGCATTGCCAGCAACCACTGATATTTTAATAGAACAATCAGAACCCACATCTCAGGTTATGAACGAAGCAAATGAGTCAAAACACCCAGACAGTATCAGTGCTCTCGGAGACAAATGTGAAAACAAGGAGGTGGAATTTGAGTCCCCAATCGAAACTGACATCCATACAGAGAAGCCCGAACACACAAGCAACCATGATGAAGTTGTAAATGATCCAGAGACGTCCACTGACTCCAGATGTCAGTCGGACTTTCAGCCGTCCGCAAATGCTGTTTCAGCAGGTGTCAAAGAAGACGATGTTTCGAGGGTCTCCGATGCTGACCCCACAGAGATGATGTTTCAAACTTTCGAAGAGGAATCAGGAACTGACTTTCAAACATCTCCTAAACTCAGACCAGAGCTGGATCAGATAACGCTGGAAGCCCCAAGTGATGAGGATGGTCTCGTTAGCCCAGACCATTTCAGTGCTAAAGCAGCACTAGACGTGGAGAGGCTTCCCCAGGAGGAACCAGACGGGAGCGACAGGGACTCTGAAAATGCCCCCGAACGTGACAACACAGTCCAAGCAGAGGCAGAGAAGGGCCACAGCTCAGATAACAACACATCTCTGGACGGCAGCTGCCTCAATGAGACCGTGAGCGAGTCTGAGGTATCGGGTGTGGTGTTGGACCCCCAGCTACTGAAGGAGATGTGTGTCGCTGCCGGGGAACACGCCACCACAGAGAGCAGCTCAGGAGGGTTGGAGGGTTCTGCCACTCCAAGCACCAACGACGAGAAGGATGAGACACGTTTGGGTTTATCCTCGAGCGAAGACCAAGAGGATTCCAGGAAGGACGTGCGAGAGGACGACAAGCTGATTGGACCCCCCACGctggagagcgaggaagaggaggaggagaatatgAAAGGGCAATCATTTGACTTCGACGACTTGGATATGGAGATTTCGGCAGACGACAAAtctgaaactcaccaaacaAACGTACACACGGAGAAGGTGCTCACGCCAGAGGAGGTTGACGGTTGTAACATGGAGCAAAGCCAAAGTAAAGCTGTTAGTGAAGAGTCAGACACAATGCCACAGCTTCTAACTCAGGAAGATCCTGACTCTTGTCTGAGACACAATAAAGGGGAGCCTGAGGACCAGTcaacaggacagagagatacTGTAGTGGAAGAGCAGGAGGCCAGTGGGCCAGATGAACACCCAAGCCCAAAGCAAGAAGCCCATAGCCCAGAGGTAGAGATCCAGGAACAGCTAGCGGCTTTCCCAAAAGAAGTGAGAGAGGTGAATGAACAGGGGAGCATTccggaggagagagcaggattgaTCATCGGACAACAGGACGGTGCACAAAGTGGAGGGGTGCAGAATGATGAGCATGCTGTTTtggtggaggaaggggtggaagCTATCGATGATGGGCTGCAGGCTGAGAGGTTAGGTAGCCAGAACATAGCGGAGCCAGTCGTACAGAACTATGTGCCTTCTAGGAAAGGATCtaaaagcagcagcagcaagaaggggaaggggaaggggaaagAGGACTGTAAGATGTCCTAG
- the tyw5 gene encoding tRNA wybutosine-synthesizing protein 5 translates to MEVQKKVPVPVYCDMDEDGFVREIYPMRRPALLRGVCLGPCLERWTVEYLKQMGGNRDVKVHVSTLPRMDFLGKNFVYRTLPFAEFVKRAAETKHSDFFLSEDEWYYLRTLGEDSRKDAADLGKQFPVLVQDFHIPQVFQPDQFFSSVFRISSPGLQLWTHYDVMDNLLAQVTGRKRVVLFSPQDALHLYLSGDKSQVLDIDSPDLERFPEFVKACRYECVLEPGDLLFIPALWFHNTLALEFGVGVNVFWRHLPAESYDRKDPYGNKDPEPARRALQAVERALSALDELPPDHRDFYGRRMVQRIQHRAYSAPPAMENTDPQTGCGNVPLTDPD, encoded by the exons ATGGAAGTCCAAAAGAAAGTTCCTGTTCCCGTCTACTGTGACATGGATGAGGACGGTTTTGTGCGAGAGATATATCCGATG CGAAGACCAGCTCTGCTGAGAGGGGTGTGTCTCGGACCATGCCTGGAACGGTGGACGGTCGAGTACCTTAAACAGATGGGCGGAAACAGAGATGTGAAGGTTCATGTATCCACTCTACCACGGATGGACTTCCTCGGGAAAAACTTTGTATACAG GACACTTCCATTTGCTGAATTTGTCAAAAGGGCAGCTGAAACGAAACACTCAGACTTTTTCCTCAGTGAG GATGAGTGGTATTATCTACGTacgctgggagaggatagtCGGAAG GATGCGGCTGACCTGGGTAAACAGTTCCCTGTCCTGGTGCAGGACTTCCACATCCCCCAGGTCTTTCAACCCGACCAGTTCTTCTCCAGTGTTTTCCGCATCAGCTCTCCTGGCCTGCAGCTTTGGACACACTATGAC GTGATGGACAACTTGCTGGCCCAGGTGACAGGAAGGAAGCGAGTCGTGCTTTTCAGCCCCCAAGATGCATTGCATCTCTACCTGTCAG GAGATAAATCCCAGGTTTTGGACATCGATTCCCCAGACTTGGAGCGCTTCCCAGAGTTTGTGAAGGCCTGCAGATACGAGTGTGTGTTGGAGCCTGGAGACCTGCTCTTCATCCCTG CCTTGTGGTTCCACAACACGCTGGCCTTGGAGTTCGGAGTCGGTGTCAACGTGTTCTGGCGCCACTTACCGGCGGAGAGCTACGACAGGAAAGACCCGTATGGGAATAAAGACCCGGAGCCGGCCAGGCGGGCGCTGCAGGCGGTGGAGAGGGCCCTGAGCGCCCTGGATGAGCTGCCTCCAGACCACCGGGACTTCTACGGCCGGCGCATGGTCCAGCGCATCCAGCACCGAGCATACTCAGCCCCACCTGCGATGGAGAACACGGACCCCCAGACTGGATGTGGGAATGTGCCCCTCACAGATCCAGACTGA
- the maip1 gene encoding m-AAA protease-interacting protein 1, mitochondrial, whose amino-acid sequence MCLVTYIVLYEDILSSAHRISNRTTQVEGQKCYGRKKMALPMLRGCYCSRPPSTLFRLFKPERVVLSWSKNTRRIPTVNVGVVSAVRTYSSDRGGLTPKQKVVVVNIPNPFKWIRTRIYYFLIRAYFDKEFRIEEFTDGAKQAFSHVSILLSQCQFEALESLVAPDLIGKLKEKCALLPPSHIQAISADPEEIMYTMPEDVGICYDDDGRKFVIILMRFWYLTSAELADDTMEGARIFQISAGEGDANAKRLLTANYEFQREFTKGVAPDWIITRIEHSRLLD is encoded by the exons ATGTGTTTAGTTACCTATATTGTACTTTATGAAGACATTTTAAGCTCTGCACACCGCATTTCCAATCGGACAACACAGGTAGAAGGACAGAAATGCTATGGAAGGAAAAAGATGGCGCTACCCATGTTGAGAGGTTGTTACTGTAGTAGGCCGCCTTCGACACTATTTCGTCTCTTCAAACCCGAGCGAGTTGTGTTGTCCTGGTCAAAAAATACCCGCCGGATACCCACAGTAAATGTCGGTGTTGTTTCCGCAGTGCGAACGTACAGCTCTGACCGAGGTGGACTTACTCCAAAACAGAAGGTTGTTGTGGTTAATATCCCCAACCCGTTTAAGTGGATACGCACCCGGATATACTACTTTTTGATTCGAGCATATTTTGATAAGGAATTTCGCATCGAAGAATTCACGGACGGAGCAAAGCAG GCATTCTCCCATGTCTCCATACTCCTGTCCCAGTGTCAGTTTGAGGCACTTGAAAGTCTGGTTGCTCCAGAT CTGATTGGGAAACTGAAGGAGAAATGTGCCCTTCTCCCCCCAAGTCACATTCAGGCCATTTCTGCAGATCCTGAAGAGATCATGTATACAATGCCAGAGGATGTGGGGATCTgctatgatgatgatg GGCGAAAGTTTGTCATTATTCTGATGCGTTTCTGGTATCTGACCAGTGCTGAGCTGGCTGATGATACTATGGAAGGAGCACGCATATTCCAGATATCTGCTGGAGAAGGAGATGCAAATGCTAAACGACTACTCACTGCAAATTATGA GTTCCAAAGGGAGTTCACCAAGGGGGTGGCTCCTGATTGGATCATCACCAGGATAGAACACTCGAGGCTTCTGGATTAA